The following nucleotide sequence is from Zea mays cultivar B73 chromosome 1, Zm-B73-REFERENCE-NAM-5.0, whole genome shotgun sequence.
TAGGAGCCACAAAACCCAGAACAAAATTATGAGGTAATACAACACAACTTAAAGTCACGTATGTAGCAATCTGATTGCAAACTCGTCCTGATATCTTATCTTGGTTCCACTATGTCTACATAATTAACAGTTAAAAAACTTACTCTAGTCGATTCTTGTAGAGCTTGTGAAGATTGGTCAAGATCATCTTTTGCAGCAACTATCAAGCAAGGAACTTCGTAGCCAGTATTTTCTCCATGTGTAGCCACTTGCACAAGCAAGTCTCTAGCTCTTTGCCATGAATATTCATCGCAGCTGCCAATAGAACAGGTTCAGAGGATATTCTGTCATTCTGTGATACATCATACATGCATAGTGAGTAGATTTATGTCGATCCAGTCCACAGGCTTCAAAAGAAGATATAACATTATAAACGAGATTTACTTGTCGACCTCCTAAAAGTTCTTCCAGGCATGGTGTTTCATTCTACAGTACACTACAAGAAGCAGACACTGAAGTAAAAAAAACTAAAGCTTATTTAAGTAATTTAACGCATTAGTTTAAGCCCAAATTCCTATCACATCGCTCATTATATATTCAACCATGTTAACACATGGTTTATATCAGGTTAGCAGAAACATGAAATTGGTAGAAAATATATGTGATTAACTTACGATGAAAGTTTTATCAATAAAATTGACTGATACACAAAAAGGGAGAACAGTCAGTCACTATAAACTGTATTGTGAGACTTGCAGATTATGAACAAATAAATACTCAACAGGAGTGTGTACCTATCGTAAACAAATACTGCTACATCACATGGCGCCAACGATTCCCTGTCAGAAAGTAACGATCTCACGTCACCTTCAGGTATCTCTCGCAGTATTAGCGTCTTTCTAGTTCCCTTTAGAAAAATGAATCATATTAAAAAACAGGTTATGCCTAACAATCCACTCACTGACTCAACTAGAAAAAATCTATTGTACTTACGGAGAATGAGGAATCAGATAGAACAGAATTAGTCTACACAGATAACTATATCATTAAAATGTTATTGATTATATAAAGAAGATAATACAGTTGAGAATACTACTATAATCACAATGCACATCCAACATTTCATAGACATTTTCTCGAATATGCATGAGGGCTGCGTATCATTTCATTAATAGAAGATAGCAAAACGAGAGTACAAAGAAACGGACGCACGCACCTACCTTACATCTAGATCTAACTACAAAAACACTTGATTttggaaagaggaaaaaggaacaaACGACCGAAAAGGACATCATGGCTCAAACAAGGTCAGAAGTAGCCTCCAGGAGTTGGATGTCCTTAGCTCCAGCCCTACCCCGAAACCAGATATCACTCCCAGCCATAGATAAGGCAGCGGCAAGCCGAGGGGGTTGCCATCAAATAAGCAACCATTCCTATGCCTCCATAATGTCCGGGCTCCCAGGATGACAATAGAGTTGAGACCTTTTTGcataagcaaaggaagagaggaagaAGCCTTCCTCCACCAATCTAGAAAAGAGATTTCACCAAGTTGCGGGGCGAGGATTGCCAGGCCAATTAGGCTAACGAAAAAGAACCAGAGCTGCCTCAAAAAAACACAAGGCATAAGGAGATGGTCCAAAGTTTCAGGAGCCTGGTCACACAGGACACATGCCTCATGGTGGGGCAAGCTCCTCCTTTGGAGCCTATCAGCTGTCCCGCATCTGTTGTGAGCCACTAGCCATATGAAGAAAACACATTTTGATGTGCCCAAGTGCTCCATATCCTCTCCCAAGGCTCAAAGGTTATCGAACCTTGCATGATTGCATCATAACCTGATTTAACAGAGTACTGCCCAGAGGAGAGCCGCCAGAAGTGCTTATCTGGCGTTCCTGGCTGTAGCTGCACGCCTGCACCCCTTCCAAGGCCTCCCAACAAACACAGAATTCTTGCAGCACTTGCAGGAAACAACTCCATGAATATCCTCGATCCATCTCTTGTTTGTCAAAGCTTCCAAACAGTTCTCCGGTTTGCAGTTCTCTTCGGAACCAAGCTGAAAATGAGGGGAGCAAGCTCTTCTATGTGCTGTCCCAACAGCCATCTGTCTTTCCAGAACAGGGTGCTACTCCCATCACCAATCTCAGTCGACATGGCCATGTTAACAATAATGCCTCTCACCACCTTACAAGACTGCAGCTGAAAGGAGGCCCAATGATTTGTAGGTTCAGTTTTCTTTAGCCATAACCAGCGCGTCCTGAGAGCCCAGTTCAGCACCTGTAGCTGTAGGTCAGAAATACCTAGACCACCAAGCTCTTTTGGCCTAGTAACCTTGGACCAAGATATCATGCAATGCCCACCTCTGGTCTCTTTTCTCCCTCTCCACAAATAGTTTCTTCCAACATTTTTTAGACATGCTGCTGGTTTTTTTGTCTCAGCGGTGAATATGGATGGTAGAGGGATTTTGTCTTCACTGATGCTCCCTCCAGTACAGTTTATTATAAGGCATTTCATGAATGTCAAGAGTGAAACTTCAATTTTTTACCAATAATTTGGCCAACAACTTATAACTATTGCAATACGAACTTTATACTATTTGACTTGTAATCAAATGTGCTATCCAATAATCATAAACaatataatataaaataaatGAATGATTAAAGTGTATTTTAGGAGACCATGCCATGTCAGACAATGCCTTATAAATTGGACAGGAGGGAGTATGTTCACAATAACAATGGGTTTCAAGTTGTTAAAAACAGAAATAATAATATATCAGCATAGAGCATCAACATAACATCCCCGGTGCAAAAAAAATAGAGCATAACACTTACATCAGCCATTTCAACAGAATTTGTTGCAAAGCGTTCGCTGTTAGATGGCAGAGTGTCAGAAGGTTGCCTGTTACAAGGACCCCAAGTGAATTAAAGATGACCAAATGAAAAAAAATGATGTAAGATATAAGAAAATGTACGGCATACCTTCCAATGAATGATTGTAGCAACGACGTCTTTCCAGAGCCTCTGGCACCAAAAACATAACACTGGAAAATGTTTCTCTGCGTATGTTGCTTTTTACGATCCACTCGTCTTCTCCTTGTGACAGTAAATGCAGAACTGAACTCACCAGGATAACCAACATATGCAAGGTTGGCATAACTATTTGTTGGATCTAGAAGTGTCATAAGAGCCCACTGCATCGTAAAATCCTCATTCAGCAGCAAAATATAATGCAAAATAGCATGATATAAAATAATATATTAACAGAAAAAATGCATTGCATGCTGCCAGCATTCCGTAGCACATGTATAGTTTTCCATACTTCACTCTTTCAAGAAATATCACCATCAACAGAGCACACCACTTCAACATAGAATTTCATTGATTATGCTTTTCTGAAATGTTTAGCAACTAATTTAATTACATCAGCATCTTGCATACTGAGTGTCAAGTTTTAATGAGCATGTCaagttagggtgtgtttggttgcctgCATATGGCCTGGCCAAGCTCACAGGACGCAGCTTTCTCATGTTTGGTTGCCTGGTCAGCCTCTTCAGCCTGGCTCACGGGATGCAAAGATTCCTCTAGGCCTGGCTCCCAAGATACGCAGGAAATGGGCGTTTCTCCGGAGCCAGGCTCTGCCGGTGCAACCATTAGTATTTCCTAATAACAGATTAACCTCTCATTAGTGTCTATTAAATGAATTTGATTTATTTCAAAGTGGATTAAGGCTTGGTATGGTACATTATAGACTATTGCAACATCATCACATGAAATTATAATAAACTTTATAGCTTTTAAGCTCATGCACCGAGCATTCATGCAAGCAACCAAACAGCATCTCAAATGGGCCAGGCTAAGCTCATACAACCAAACAGCATCTCGAATGGGCCAGGCTAAGCTCATACAAGCAACCAAACATAGAGACACTACATGCTCTCAGTCTCAGCCAGGCCAGCAAGAGTCAGGCTCCCTAGGTACGAGTCAAACTCACCCATGAAAgcaaccaaacaggcccttattCACCACATAGACATAAGATTTATTTGGTCCTTCTCAAAGCAACAAAGGCAGCTGAGTAAATGGTGCATAAGAATGCACCAAACAAACATAATAGAAGTTGTTTTGGATCCACAACAAACATGTTTGTTTACTAATAAGATCCCCATTTAACCACCAGTTTATTAGTAGTGCATGATATGCTAAGGATGATACAGAATACCTTTGAGAGAAAACCTTCAAGTGACAGACCACCCAACACATTCTTTTCAGCACAGTCTTTATAGGGATCAGAAATCCATGGGCTGAAATATACAGCACAAAAAGAAAAGGTGATGCAAAGGAAAATAACAGCAGAGAAGAATGAATATATCTGTCACAAAGCCTGAATAAAAAAACAACACATTATCAATAGATTAGAGGAATTAACACAAGATTTTCCAAATGTTTCCATATATATGAGCATTATCAAATGTACTACAAGTACAGTTGCAATATATATGAAGAATGATTGATTCATCTAACATCTTACTTTTCAGGTGCTGTTGAGAAAAGGTCCTCCAGCTCAGTAGGTAGTAAAGCTCCATCCTGGATACACATAAAGAAGTGTTGTGTTGAGTGATCAATCCAAAATTGGATACAATATCCTAATAAAAATCTATAACTTTTAAATGAATATATGTATTATTAATTAAAATGCATAATAGTTATTCATTATCATTGAATACCAATTGCATATCAGGGTAAGACTTTTAATAAAACCAAATTTGTACATTCTTACATTATCAATGTCAAACATGTTGAATATCCCTCTCAAGAAATCGACCACTTCGCTTGTCATTTCCAGAGTCTGCAGAAAAAAGCTGGCTTTATTACTTCACCATTGTTCCATTCCATCAAAAAGATATTATATTCCTGCATGAAGCTACTAATAATAGAAGCTCCCAGAACACTACTGAAGCAACAATAGAAGTATTTGTGCTAATGACATAAGTGTGCAAGGCTGTCAACTACATATATAATAATAACAAACAACAGAATCAGCTAAAACTACTGATCATAAATGCTTTAACAGACACCAAAAGTAGGGGGAAATCAGTTTTAACATAAAAACACAATGACACACTAGGTCGGTATTTACAACCCCTGACTTCATTGGAAGTAAATGATAGATATCCAAATGAATAGAATGAGATAGGACAAAAGACATAGATAAATAAGTAACATTGACATTGAAAGATTTGTATCAATCATAAAAAAACATACTTGATCAGGAGCTCTTTTAATTGGCATTGCAATGAGATCATCCCTAAGCTTGATGTCATTGTCGTAACCAAATTTCCTCAATACAGTCCAAGTAGTTTCCAAACGACCTTTTTCAATAAAGAGGGCATGCAGAAAAAGGAACCCAGTCAAGGTAAGGCCGCTTTCATTTACGCCTTCAGGCATCTTCTCCTGAACAACTCTCTTAACTCCTGAAATTTCAGTAGGCTGGAGTGGAGCATTAAAGCATCGGACCTGTAAAGCAGCAAGAAGAACCTCACATCACTAGAAACAATAGAGTATATTATTAAGTAGTTATGTTGTATACTGCTAGATGGAAAGCATGGTAGCCTTCATGAACACAAACCtggaattcattgagctccacaTCACTGAGAGCACCATCCTTGTCATTATCACATATAATAAATATCCGCTTCAACGCTCTCACACATCGAGGCTTCAGAGCTTGTAACTCTTGATCGAAGAGCGGAGCAGTTGGGTGAAGTACTGCCTTCTGGGCATAATAGAAGACCTCAGGCACCTGCCAAAAAAATAAGTCAGCGCCAATAGTTCAATCAGAATTCCAGATGCCGGGAATTTTAATACACTAGTCACACACTATCCATGTTTGGAGCACTACAAGCAAGCCTTATTCTAATGTGTCTGACAAATGTTCAGATAACACAAAGGTAAGTATGAGACATTTAGGGGGTACAAATAGCCAATCAAGTATAAGAGGGGGGACCTGGATCTGCCGAAGAGCGGAGCACTCAATGCATGTCTCAATCTCGCGGAAGGACTGCATGATGGGCGCCATAACCTGTTCAAGGCTAACCTGCTGTTCGTCCCTCAGGTCCAGCTTGCACCCCACCACGATAACTGGAGCCTTCAACTGTATCACATAAACCAGACAAGAGAAATCACAATGGGCCAACCCTAGAGACACTCAAACGCAAGCGATCTAGACCTACGCCACACTGCATCGAATCGCGGCATTACCTGAAGTCGCCGGAGCTCGGGAAGCCAGAACGAACTGAGCCGCTCCAGTGTGGCGGGCCGGTCGCAGGCGTAGGTGAGCACGACCGCATCGGCTGCCTGGCACTCGGCGATCAACTTCGGCTTCTGCTCCGGGCTGCAATCAAAGGGACGCGCAAAATCAACTCAACCCCAGGTATTCATCCATCCCGTCAAGATCTAACGAATCCGAGATGCGCGGTAGGAGGGGGACGCGGTCGGAATACCTGGACGACGTGTCGATGATAGTGATGGGGACGCGATCGGGGAAGTAGTCGGCGGGGAGGCGGGTGGGGGGCATGACGCGTGGTACGTTCTCGGGGAACTGCTCGGTGGCGAGGGCGACGATGAGGCTGGACTTGCCGGTGCCGGGGTCGCCGATCACGACGACCCGCACGCTCGACTTGCCCGCCAGATTAGCGGCCGCCGCCAGGGACGTCGCACCCGCCATGCCGCgcacctcctctctctctctctctcctcgcgTCTTCTCCCTCCCTGCTTGGCTTAGGGTTTTGCGGGATTTGGGTGTGATATTGGCTTGATCGGGACAACTCGTTTCATAaggattttttaaaaaaatgactCACAATAATTTTGAGGAAGATAAAGAGACAcgaggtgtgtttggtttggctttggtTTTGCCTCGTAAAAATCAAAAGTCAAACTAAAGGACTGGATTCATAAAGCAGCTTTCTAAATGCTgactttctcgcagtgcaaaactgaaaaCATCACTGGACTTGCTTTTAGTGCCTTTCGAATAGAAATGTTAAAaaatatatcgaagaacttttaacggcTTTTAGTGGTTTCTACCAAATGATTTTTAGTTTTTTAACAGTTCACAGGCCACAACAGTTTTTTTcatagctcacagcccacagcacctTTTTTCAcatccacagcccaaccaaacagacccaacTCTAACTCTGATTCTAAGTGAGGATTCAGAGAAGCTGTGCTAAACGGAAATTTTTTTACTGATTCTCATGTAGCAGAAAGATTGGAAGTCGTTTTTGTGAAAGAAAAGTGGGATAAAAAAACATGCTTCATCGTCTcttaaaacagctcctcaaccaaccaaatataGACCTTCCCTTAAAGATTGACCAAAATTACTCGTAAATGCCATTGAAAAAAATCATCACGATCCCCTCTCGTACCCCCACGGCGTCCGGCCTCTGTTTCACGACCCCTTGCCTACAGGtagcggcggctagggttctgtCGTTCTCCAGCAAATCTGCCGCCCTCCAGCCACCGTGCCGCCCTCCAGCCACTTTTTCGCCCTCTAGCCATCAACCTCAGGGAGTCAGCCAGTGTCGGCGCCATCCTCAACACCCGCCAGTGGTGTGTCTTCGTCTATGTACTGCAATTCCCTCCGCCAGTCTCCAAGCTAGCTTCCTACCAAGTGCAATCTGTCACTATATTTGGATAGACAGTTCTGTTAATTTTTGCTACATTATTGCTATGTTACTGCAGTTGCGATGGAAGCAAACAGAACAGGCTCATGCACTAGCACCATGCACAAGAGGTGGTTTGTTCATATGTCTGTAACAATAGTAGCGTACGTGCGAGTAGAGAACCCAATGCTCACTCGTCATCCATGAATGCATATGCATCACAACAGCTGTACATATTTGTTTTAGGTTTTAATTTTTTTTACAGCATGCATATTTGTTTGAGGTTTAATTTTTTTATAGCATTATGGGTGATAGTGCTGATCAGAATGAAGAGAACACAGCCCTAGTATATGAATTGTTCGCCGAACAAGCGAAGGCGCATAATCGTTATGGCACCCACTTGAATAAAATAGGGTACAAAAATGTGATGGACAAATTCAAAGAAAATACCAGGTTGTCCTATACCAAAATGCAGTTCAAGAACAAATGGGACAATATGAGGATTGAGTACACAAACTGGAAAAGATTATCGAGATAAACCGGGTTAGGATGGGACACCGCTAAAAACATGGAGTGCGACGAATGAAAGGTGGAAGAACCTGAATAAGGTAATAAAATTTTATATAATTCTCTTTATTGCATCTTGTATTACATGTTATATGTCTAACATCTTTCTCCTAATGTGCAGCAATACAAAGGAATTGTTAAGTTTAAAGATGGGCCTCTCTTGCACGAGGAAGAAAACACCATCATGTATGAAGATGTTAGGAACACAGGAGATGATCATTGGGCTCCATCTAGTTGTACTACACCGCACATTGTGGATGGTGAAACCAGATTATATCCCTACTATTCCAGCCCGTAATAGGCGACATGTCCCTCAATGCATCAGACACATCTACCATAGGGTCAAGTGGCATGAACATGAATAGGTTTCGTGATGTAGCGAAGGCACTTTGGGAGTCAAAGTAATTAGAAAATGTGGTTCGTGTCATAATTTGGGGAGAGTGCCATGCTAGTTTTATGCATTTTATGGATTGaacatttgagaccattttatgtactaatataatgGGAATATTATATGGTATTATTTCATAAATTTGTTCGTATATGCATTCTTGTTATTGATCTGTAACAAATTTGGACTGCAAAGGGTAAAACAGACAATCACCACAAACCACCAACTCTCATGTCTCAGCAGAAGagaatcagtttacttgccaaACGATTTTCAAAAGTGATTCTGATTCTCTAGGAGAATCAGAAGGATCAGGGTCTGGAGCTAAAGAATCAGGAGT
It contains:
- the LOC103644237 gene encoding mitochondrial Rho GTPase 1, coding for MAGATSLAAAANLAGKSSVRVVVIGDPGTGKSSLIVALATEQFPENVPRVMPPTRLPADYFPDRVPITIIDTSSSPEQKPKLIAECQAADAVVLTYACDRPATLERLSSFWLPELRRLQLKAPVIVVGCKLDLRDEQQVSLEQVMAPIMQSFREIETCIECSALRQIQVPEVFYYAQKAVLHPTAPLFDQELQALKPRCVRALKRIFIICDNDKDGALSDVELNEFQVRCFNAPLQPTEISGVKRVVQEKMPEGVNESGLTLTGFLFLHALFIEKGRLETTWTVLRKFGYDNDIKLRDDLIAMPIKRAPDQTLEMTSEVVDFLRGIFNMFDIDNDGALLPTELEDLFSTAPENPWISDPYKDCAEKNVLGGLSLEGFLSKWALMTLLDPTNSYANLAYVGYPGEFSSAFTVTRRRRVDRKKQHTQRNIFQCYVFGARGSGKTSLLQSFIGRQPSDTLPSNSERFATNSVEMADGTRKTLILREIPEGDVRSLLSDRESLAPCDVAVFVYDSCDEYSWQRARDLLVQVATHGENTGYEVPCLIVAAKDDLDQSSQALQESTRVSQDMGIETPIPISVKLRDLNNIFCRIVHAAQQPHLSIPETETGKARRQYRQLLNRSLMVVSVGAAVAVVGLAAYRVYAARKNSSS